A genomic window from Nanoarchaeota archaeon includes:
- a CDS encoding 50S ribosomal protein L21e → MARRSTGFRNKTRRLLSGAAEKRVTVASRMKEFKHGAKVVIRINPAIHDGIPHPRYYGALGTVIEKRGRSYVVEIKDGGKTKWLIAAGEHLKTI, encoded by the coding sequence ATGGCACGACGCTCAACAGGATTTCGGAACAAGACAAGAAGGCTTTTGTCAGGCGCAGCAGAAAAACGCGTTACAGTAGCCTCGCGAATGAAGGAATTCAAACACGGTGCAAAGGTCGTTATACGAATTAACCCAGCCATACATGACGGAATACCGCACCCACGATATTATGGGGCTCTTGGCACAGTAATCGAGAAGCGCGGAAGGTCTTATGTTGTCGAGATAAAAGATGGCGGAAAGACAAAATGGCTTATTGCCGCAGGAGAGCACCTAAAGACGATTTAA